A DNA window from Castanea sativa cultivar Marrone di Chiusa Pesio chromosome 7, ASM4071231v1 contains the following coding sequences:
- the LOC142644486 gene encoding S-adenosyl-L-methionine:benzoic acid/salicylic acid carboxyl methyltransferase 2-like — translation MHTKCTGDKIHTQIFVPQGINNNKGNIYLGKTSPHNVFKAYLEQFQSDFSLLLRSCADEIKLGGQMILTFIGRSIKDPTSRDCCLVWELLAKCLLDMAAEGLIEEADIDTFNLPYYDPFIKEVKTIVEKEGSFVIDRLETFEVNLDANDNDENKNYVFDKFTCGQNVSHCIRAILESLLADHFGEAIIDDLFERYAKRIGEHLSMEKTENFNIVVSMARK, via the exons atGCACACAAAGTGTACAGGTGATAAAATTCATACCCAAATTTTC gTACCTCAAGGGATTAACAATAATAAGGGGAACATATACTTGGGGAAGACAAGCCCTCACAATGTATTCAAGGCATACTTGGAGCAATTTCAGAGTGATTTCTCACTTTTACTTCGCTCTTGTGCTGATGAAATAAAACTTGGAGGGCAAATGATTCTAACCTTTATTGGTAGGAGTATCAAAGATCCCACTAGTAGAGATTGTTGCCTCGTTTGGGAGCTGCTAGCAAAGTGTCTCCTTGACATGGCTGCTGAA GGGCTAATTGAAGAGGCTGATATCGATACGTTCAATTTGCCTTACTACGATCCTTTCATCAAAGAAGTAAAAACCATTGTTGAAAAAGAGGGATCCTTTGTTATTGATCGACTGGAAACATTTGAAGTCAATTTGGATGCCAATGACaatgatgaaaacaaaaattacgtGTTCGACAAGTTTACATGTGGTCAAAATGTGTCACATTGCATTAGAGCGATTTTAGAATCCTTGCTTGCTGATCACTTTGGAGAGGCAATTATAGATGATTTATTTGAGAGGTACGCAAAGCGTATTGGTGAGCATCTTTCCATGGAGAAGACAGAGAATTTCAACATCGTAGTTTCAATGGCAAGGAAATGA